In Mycolicibacterium alvei, a single window of DNA contains:
- a CDS encoding type 1 glutamine amidotransferase, translating to MISKVLFVRNDLTATEAMLADVFAECGFDIDTFDVVAPERDDRPGGEVTFPDPTGYDVIVPLGAHWAVYDEALRNSWVEAEMAMVRRAVEAGVGVLGVCFGGQLIAQALGGSVTRSPAPEVGWYDVTTDDEQLIPGGRWFQWHFDRWTLPPGAIEIARTPAASQAFVLGTALALQFHPELDSGLLEVWLAHDHDGAVAAVGRSHDELRLETREFSGDAAARLRTLVRGFLSRVVRTQPST from the coding sequence GTGATATCGAAGGTCCTGTTCGTGCGCAACGACCTCACGGCTACCGAGGCCATGCTGGCCGATGTCTTCGCCGAATGCGGATTCGACATCGACACCTTCGACGTCGTTGCGCCCGAACGGGACGACCGACCCGGCGGCGAGGTGACCTTCCCCGACCCGACCGGCTATGACGTCATCGTCCCGCTGGGCGCTCACTGGGCTGTCTACGACGAGGCTCTGCGCAACAGCTGGGTCGAGGCCGAGATGGCCATGGTGCGCCGGGCGGTCGAGGCCGGGGTCGGCGTGCTCGGCGTGTGCTTCGGAGGTCAGCTCATTGCCCAGGCCCTCGGCGGTTCGGTCACCAGGTCGCCGGCGCCCGAGGTGGGTTGGTACGACGTCACCACCGACGACGAACAGTTGATTCCCGGTGGCCGATGGTTTCAATGGCATTTCGACCGCTGGACACTCCCGCCGGGAGCCATCGAGATCGCCCGGACGCCTGCCGCCTCTCAGGCCTTCGTGCTGGGCACGGCACTGGCGCTGCAGTTTCACCCCGAACTCGACTCCGGTCTGCTGGAAGTCTGGCTGGCCCACGACCACGACGGCGCGGTGGCCGCAGTCGGCCGCAGCCACGACGAATTGCGCTTGGAAACAAGAGAATTCAGCGGCGATGCGGCAGCACGGCTACGCACGCTGGTCCGGGGATTCCTCAGCCGGGTGGTCCGGACGCAACCATCGACGTAG
- a CDS encoding cytochrome P450 — MTLVTDAVLPALDYENETDPEEVHRLIAAARAQSPIAMSPHGPELLSYDLVRATLRDARFEIPRGVFLAAQGITSGPLWDRANSSLLGVDAETHTRLRRLVAKAFSPRSADRLRETCVDIVTQLTDPYLPEGHCDMVADIAVQYPIPVICALLGAPSRDWHLFSRWADDIFKMFSWNLGDHADTVEAAWLQLDDYVDAMVAQRNSSLTDDLLSDLIRAEVDGDRLTHSELLMLAGGVILAGTDTTRNQLAAAVQVLCDYPDQWLLLAENPDMAPLFVDELLRHTPIALSSVRIAREDAELGGLTIPAGTQVVVNFAAANRDPLVYDEPERFDVNRIGPPAMMTFGGGLHYCLGAHLARVELAEALRVLSRKLHNPRCEGRAPWKPMTGITGPASLPLIFEAA; from the coding sequence ATGACGCTGGTAACCGACGCTGTCCTTCCCGCGTTGGACTATGAGAACGAGACCGACCCGGAGGAAGTGCACCGCCTCATCGCAGCCGCCCGCGCCCAGTCTCCGATCGCGATGAGCCCGCACGGTCCGGAACTGCTGAGTTACGACCTGGTCCGCGCCACTCTGCGCGATGCGCGCTTCGAGATTCCCAGAGGCGTGTTTCTCGCCGCGCAGGGCATCACGTCCGGGCCGCTGTGGGACCGGGCGAACAGCAGCCTGCTGGGTGTAGATGCCGAAACGCACACCCGGCTGCGCCGCCTCGTCGCCAAGGCGTTCTCGCCCCGCAGCGCCGACCGGCTGCGCGAAACCTGCGTCGACATCGTCACCCAACTCACTGACCCTTACCTGCCCGAGGGACACTGCGACATGGTTGCCGACATCGCGGTGCAGTATCCGATCCCGGTGATCTGCGCGCTGCTCGGTGCCCCGAGCCGGGACTGGCATCTGTTCTCCCGGTGGGCCGATGACATCTTCAAGATGTTCAGCTGGAACCTCGGCGACCACGCCGACACGGTCGAGGCGGCATGGCTGCAACTCGACGATTACGTCGATGCCATGGTGGCGCAACGAAATTCCAGTCTCACCGACGATCTCCTCTCGGATCTGATCCGGGCCGAGGTCGACGGCGACCGTCTCACTCATTCCGAGCTGCTGATGCTGGCCGGCGGCGTCATACTGGCCGGTACCGATACCACCCGCAACCAACTCGCGGCGGCCGTCCAGGTGCTCTGCGACTATCCCGACCAGTGGCTGTTGTTGGCCGAGAATCCAGATATGGCACCACTTTTCGTCGATGAATTGTTGCGCCACACACCAATCGCGCTGAGCAGTGTGCGGATCGCCCGCGAGGATGCCGAACTGGGCGGCCTCACCATCCCGGCCGGAACCCAGGTGGTGGTCAACTTCGCTGCGGCCAACCGGGATCCACTGGTATACGACGAACCCGAGCGATTCGATGTCAACCGCATCGGTCCCCCGGCCATGATGACGTTCGGCGGCGGGTTGCACTACTGCCTGGGTGCGCACCTGGCCAGGGTCGAGCTCGCCGAGGCATTGCGGGTCCTCAGCCGGAAGCTGCACAACCCCCGGTGCGAGGGACGTGCCCCGTGGAAGCCGATGACCGGGATCACCGGGCCCGCGTCACTGCCGCTGATCTTCGAGGCAGCCTGA
- a CDS encoding bifunctional nitrate reductase/sulfite reductase flavoprotein subunit alpha, producing the protein MADGAAPGSVPDKTHRTACSYCGVGCGIEVTTRVDDGRTVIARVSGDKLHPTNFGRLCTKGAMHAELMAADDDRLTSALLRPTRADELLPTPVDDAVADAGRRLRAIVDQHGPDAVALYVSGQMTMEAQYLATKLAKGFLRTVHIESNSRLCMASAGTGFKQSLGSDGPPGSYTDFDRADLFFVTGANMADCHPILFLRMADRLKAGAKLIVVDPRRNATAERADLFLQINPGTDLALLNGLLHLLVQSGDIDHEFIAEHTTGWEAMPEFLADYPPDRVAEITGIPEAGIRTAAAMIAEAGEWMSCWTMGLNQSTHGTWNTNAICNLHLATGAICRPGSGPMSLTGQPNAMGGREMGYMGTGLPGQRSVLAADDRSFVETRWGLAHGTIRSEVGPGTIAMFEQMEQGLIKACWIICTNPVASVANRKTVINGLEAAELVIVSDAYRSTATNHYADVLLPAALWAESEGVMVNSERNLTLLSPSVAPLGQARPDWQLICQVAAHLGFAEHFDYQSAEEIFSEIRGFANPKTGYDLRGADYERLRQTPLQWPVPPIDGPGGQDDRHPIRYLNDGVSQDLFVDADGHRPRLAFATPSRRAVFHARPHMDAAELPDDDYPMVLNTGRLQHQWHTMTKTGKVDKLNKLNPAPFVEIHPLDAVALDIVEGQPVELTSRRGRAVLPAVLSDRVRPGNCFAPFHWNDEHGEYLTVNAVTNDAVDPESLQPEYKVCAVNLRPVRTVDSSPAVHPLAAEMGLSAAHRPALSQDEKIYLAGFFTGLSADPAGVPVLPDVAPISNKVRLWVDGVLAGRYSRAGDGVPGERSVPGGPLVLWASQTGTAEEFAAGLAGRIDGASLVNMDDLALADLAAARDILVVTSTFGDGGPPDNGADFWSRLQAPDAPQLHGLRYAVLGIGDKSYDNFCGYAKSLDQRLADLGATKLLDRADCEAYDDEPLRRWADSVTTALAGAPPVPAVVGTGTRTVIPIEPDEFTRAKPILAVLARNELLTTSRSAKEVRQFGFDVSEYDVSYGVGDSLGVYASNDPAVVDSWLTATALSPDSVIEVDGVEQSLRDALISSYDICRVTPDLLRFVADSCPDRSAAKILRNSGERRSNWLRNRNGLDIVTEFAVHAEPEQWQEVLVRLTPRNYSISSSPLVSPHEIQLTVSVVRYRGSSGAARGGVCSTFLADRAAAAPVFLQRSPHFRPPEDAATPMIMVGPGTGVAPFRGFLQERRVLGHGGRNWLFFGDQHRSENFYYRDDLEDMVSDGFLSRLDLAFSRDQADRVYVQHKMLDRGAEVWRWLDDGAHFYVCGDAGRMAKDVDAAMTTILRTHGGMSEDTARDYKRELVAQKRYVRDVY; encoded by the coding sequence ATGGCGGACGGCGCGGCGCCGGGTTCGGTCCCGGACAAGACACACCGGACTGCGTGTTCGTACTGTGGCGTCGGCTGCGGTATCGAGGTCACCACCAGGGTCGATGACGGCCGCACGGTGATCGCCCGGGTGAGCGGCGACAAGCTGCATCCCACGAATTTCGGACGGCTGTGCACCAAGGGGGCGATGCACGCCGAGTTGATGGCCGCCGACGACGATCGGCTCACCTCCGCTTTGCTGCGACCCACGCGTGCCGATGAACTGCTGCCGACGCCGGTGGATGACGCGGTAGCCGACGCGGGACGTCGGCTACGGGCCATCGTCGATCAGCACGGCCCCGACGCCGTTGCCCTCTACGTGTCCGGCCAGATGACGATGGAGGCGCAGTACCTGGCCACCAAGCTTGCGAAGGGCTTCCTGCGTACCGTACACATCGAGTCGAATTCCCGGCTGTGCATGGCGAGTGCGGGCACCGGGTTCAAACAGTCGCTCGGCTCCGACGGGCCGCCGGGCTCCTACACCGACTTCGACCGGGCCGACCTGTTCTTCGTCACCGGTGCCAACATGGCCGACTGCCATCCGATCCTGTTCCTGCGCATGGCCGATCGGCTCAAGGCCGGCGCCAAGCTGATCGTGGTCGACCCGCGCAGGAACGCAACCGCCGAACGTGCCGACCTGTTCCTGCAGATCAATCCGGGAACCGATCTGGCCCTGCTCAACGGTCTGCTGCACCTGTTGGTGCAGAGCGGCGACATCGACCACGAGTTCATCGCCGAGCACACCACGGGTTGGGAGGCGATGCCGGAGTTTCTGGCCGACTACCCGCCGGACCGGGTCGCCGAGATCACCGGGATCCCCGAGGCCGGCATCCGCACCGCCGCAGCGATGATCGCCGAGGCCGGGGAGTGGATGAGTTGCTGGACCATGGGACTCAACCAGAGCACGCACGGTACCTGGAACACCAACGCGATCTGCAATCTGCACCTGGCCACCGGCGCGATCTGCCGCCCGGGTAGCGGTCCGATGTCGTTGACCGGCCAGCCCAACGCGATGGGCGGCCGGGAAATGGGTTACATGGGAACGGGTCTGCCCGGGCAGCGGTCGGTGCTCGCAGCCGATGACCGGTCGTTCGTCGAAACCCGGTGGGGTCTCGCGCACGGCACCATCCGCTCCGAGGTCGGTCCCGGCACCATCGCAATGTTCGAGCAGATGGAGCAGGGCCTGATCAAGGCCTGCTGGATCATCTGCACGAATCCCGTTGCCAGCGTGGCGAACCGCAAGACGGTGATCAACGGTCTGGAGGCGGCCGAGTTGGTCATCGTCTCCGATGCCTACCGGTCCACGGCCACCAACCACTACGCCGACGTCCTGCTGCCCGCCGCGTTGTGGGCGGAATCCGAAGGCGTCATGGTCAATTCGGAACGCAACCTGACCCTGCTGTCCCCGTCGGTCGCCCCGCTGGGGCAGGCCCGACCGGACTGGCAGCTGATCTGCCAGGTGGCTGCGCATCTGGGTTTTGCCGAACACTTCGACTACCAGTCCGCTGAGGAGATCTTTTCGGAGATCCGCGGGTTCGCCAACCCGAAGACCGGATACGACCTGCGCGGCGCCGACTACGAGCGGTTGCGCCAGACACCGTTGCAGTGGCCGGTTCCACCGATCGACGGCCCTGGTGGGCAGGACGACCGGCACCCGATCCGCTACCTCAACGACGGCGTCAGCCAGGACCTGTTCGTCGATGCCGACGGCCACCGGCCTCGACTGGCCTTCGCGACGCCTTCGCGGCGCGCCGTCTTCCATGCCCGGCCGCACATGGATGCCGCGGAACTGCCCGATGACGACTATCCGATGGTGCTCAACACCGGACGGCTGCAACATCAATGGCACACCATGACCAAGACCGGCAAGGTGGACAAGCTCAACAAGCTCAATCCCGCGCCGTTCGTCGAAATCCACCCCCTGGACGCGGTGGCGCTCGACATCGTGGAGGGGCAACCGGTCGAGTTGACGTCCCGGCGCGGCCGCGCCGTGCTCCCCGCGGTGCTGTCGGACCGGGTGCGGCCCGGCAACTGCTTCGCACCGTTTCACTGGAACGACGAACACGGCGAGTACCTGACGGTGAACGCCGTGACCAACGACGCCGTCGACCCGGAATCGTTGCAGCCGGAATACAAGGTGTGCGCGGTCAACCTGCGACCGGTGCGAACGGTCGACAGCTCCCCGGCAGTGCATCCGCTGGCCGCGGAAATGGGCTTGAGTGCTGCGCACAGGCCGGCGCTGAGCCAGGACGAAAAGATCTATCTGGCCGGATTTTTCACCGGTCTATCGGCCGATCCCGCAGGAGTCCCGGTGTTGCCGGACGTGGCGCCGATCAGTAACAAGGTGCGGCTGTGGGTGGACGGGGTCCTGGCCGGACGCTACTCGCGGGCCGGCGACGGTGTGCCGGGCGAGCGGTCGGTACCGGGTGGGCCGCTGGTGCTGTGGGCCTCGCAGACCGGCACCGCCGAGGAGTTCGCAGCCGGGCTGGCGGGCCGTATCGACGGTGCGTCGTTGGTCAACATGGACGACCTCGCGCTGGCCGACCTGGCCGCCGCCCGCGACATCCTGGTGGTCACCAGTACATTCGGTGACGGTGGACCACCGGATAACGGGGCCGACTTCTGGAGCCGGCTACAGGCCCCGGATGCGCCTCAGTTGCACGGGCTTCGCTATGCGGTGCTCGGCATCGGGGACAAGTCCTACGACAACTTCTGCGGATACGCCAAATCCCTCGACCAGCGGCTGGCCGATCTGGGGGCCACCAAGTTGCTCGACCGCGCCGACTGCGAGGCCTACGACGACGAACCGTTGCGGCGCTGGGCCGATTCGGTCACCACGGCACTCGCCGGTGCGCCGCCCGTCCCGGCGGTCGTCGGCACCGGTACCCGCACCGTCATTCCGATCGAACCCGACGAATTCACCAGGGCCAAGCCGATTCTGGCAGTGCTCGCGCGCAACGAGCTGCTGACGACGTCGAGGTCGGCCAAGGAGGTGCGTCAGTTCGGCTTCGACGTCTCCGAATACGACGTCAGCTACGGCGTCGGTGACTCGTTGGGTGTCTATGCCAGCAACGACCCGGCCGTGGTCGACTCCTGGCTGACGGCCACCGCCCTGAGCCCGGACTCGGTGATCGAGGTCGACGGTGTCGAGCAATCGCTGCGCGATGCGCTCATCTCGTCCTACGACATCTGCCGCGTGACACCGGACCTGCTGCGGTTCGTCGCGGACTCCTGCCCCGACCGCTCAGCAGCCAAGATCCTGCGCAATTCCGGTGAGCGGCGCAGCAACTGGCTGCGCAACCGCAACGGTCTCGACATCGTGACGGAGTTCGCGGTGCACGCCGAGCCCGAACAGTGGCAAGAGGTTCTGGTCCGGCTGACGCCGCGCAACTACTCGATCTCCTCGAGCCCGCTGGTCAGTCCGCACGAGATCCAGCTGACGGTGTCGGTGGTGCGTTACCGCGGGTCGAGCGGCGCTGCCCGGGGCGGGGTGTGTTCGACCTTTCTCGCCGACCGGGCTGCGGCCGCGCCGGTGTTCTTGCAGCGCTCGCCGCACTTCCGGCCGCCCGAGGACGCGGCCACGCCGATGATCATGGTCGGCCCGGGTACCGGCGTGGCGCCTTTCCGTGGATTCCTGCAGGAGCGTCGCGTGTTGGGGCACGGTGGTCGCAACTGGTTGTTCTTCGGCGATCAGCACCGCAGTGAGAACTTCTACTATCGGGATGACCTGGAGGACATGGTCAGTGACGGCTTCTTGAGCCGGCTGGATCTGGCGTTCTCCCGGGATCAGGCCGACCGCGTGTACGTACAGCACAAGATGCTGGACCGCGGGGCCGAGGTGTGGCGCTGGTTGGACGACGGCGCGCACTTCTACGTCTGCGGTGACGCCGGCCGGATGGCCAAGGATGTCGATGCGGCGATGACGACCATCCTGCGGACCCATGGCGGCATGTCCGAGGACACCGCGCGCGACTACAAGCGGGAACTGGTGGCCCAGAAGCGGTACGTGCGCGACGTCTACTGA
- a CDS encoding LuxR C-terminal-related transcriptional regulator produces MPGQWQLLDRPAEHEAIRAALSGTDSCGVVLVGAAGVGKTTLARTVTASLSQKVHWTACTESSRSIPLGAFAHWVSSSGSRDPIALIGSARESLVADGDTIVGIDDAHLLDQLSATLLHQIAVERSGHVVATVRSGEPVPDAVTSLWKDGYLERFELSPFTKQQSIALIEIVLGGTLEGLSADVMWETSGGNPLFLRNMVEGAVDAGSLTEVNGVWQFRGPTVIPSGLVELLDERLAHAGEDVLHALKLLSLCEPLDIDALAELAGEEAVDTAEMRGLIRIVADDNQVNVRFSHPLFGEAVRRRVGTASARKLRGRIAKILHERNLDSPASRIKLAELAIQSDQGTDIDLLITAAKDAVFLSNLPLGEKLARAAFDHGGGLSAAALLSRALLWQGHPAQADGILEQFSPADLNELELVQWGIPRLSNLFWSMGDVARAEQVLDLLQERVTHPTLRLIVDAFGAGMAVHQNKIPEGLEIAERVLANPEAPRQAVDFAAFAAGLSMPLVGRGNDFLPIASRCRAQRKTTDGMVRIMVFYGEVLALSYTGQLELAQQRATEYTEFSSAGQFAGWAISKIMAGVAATHSGRFDDAILAIEQALAALNAESSLPWQLPGRLLLARAYAAVGSPVEAERVLEDAKEHSGEFMALHEPLRMVAKAWLAAAKGGHRSAVDLARAAADAAHSSGQYAIEAEALHSAARFGDRSVTRRLQELVDRTDGPLPALYARHAAAVAAADANELDKVAGAFEEAGLLLSAADAAAQAVPLHDKAGHRRNSTESAAHALQLASRCGGAATPAIRSAARPLPVTGREREVAGLVAQGMSNRDIAERLTVSVRTVEGHIYRACIKLDVADRDELAKIVWNDLAQ; encoded by the coding sequence ATGCCTGGTCAGTGGCAGCTCTTGGACCGGCCCGCCGAGCACGAGGCCATCAGGGCCGCCCTCAGCGGGACGGACAGCTGCGGAGTCGTGCTCGTCGGGGCCGCAGGCGTCGGCAAGACCACATTGGCGCGCACCGTCACCGCATCGTTGAGCCAGAAGGTGCATTGGACCGCGTGCACCGAGTCGTCGCGCAGCATTCCGCTCGGCGCATTCGCCCACTGGGTGTCCTCATCGGGATCACGTGACCCCATCGCACTCATCGGATCGGCACGCGAATCGCTTGTGGCCGATGGCGACACCATCGTCGGGATCGACGATGCACATCTACTGGACCAGTTGTCGGCGACGCTGTTGCACCAGATCGCCGTGGAGCGCTCGGGCCACGTGGTGGCCACCGTCCGCAGTGGTGAGCCGGTTCCCGACGCCGTCACCTCGCTGTGGAAGGACGGCTATCTCGAGCGCTTCGAACTCAGCCCGTTCACCAAACAGCAGAGCATCGCACTCATTGAAATCGTCCTGGGCGGAACACTGGAGGGACTCAGCGCCGATGTGATGTGGGAGACCTCGGGCGGCAACCCATTGTTCCTGCGCAACATGGTCGAAGGCGCGGTCGACGCCGGCTCGCTGACCGAGGTGAACGGGGTGTGGCAGTTCCGCGGCCCCACCGTCATTCCCTCGGGGCTCGTCGAACTTCTCGACGAACGACTGGCGCACGCCGGCGAGGACGTCCTGCATGCGCTGAAGCTGCTATCGCTTTGCGAACCACTGGATATCGATGCGCTGGCAGAACTGGCCGGCGAGGAGGCGGTGGACACGGCCGAGATGCGCGGCCTGATCCGGATCGTCGCCGACGACAACCAGGTCAATGTCCGGTTCAGCCACCCGTTGTTCGGCGAGGCGGTGCGCCGCCGGGTCGGCACCGCATCGGCCCGGAAGCTGCGGGGCCGCATCGCCAAGATCCTGCACGAGCGCAACCTCGACTCACCTGCCAGCCGAATCAAGTTGGCCGAGTTGGCCATCCAGAGCGATCAGGGCACCGACATCGATCTACTGATCACCGCCGCCAAGGATGCGGTGTTCCTGTCCAATCTTCCACTCGGCGAGAAGCTGGCCCGCGCCGCCTTCGACCACGGCGGTGGACTCAGCGCGGCCGCGCTGCTCTCCCGCGCGTTGCTGTGGCAGGGCCATCCGGCACAGGCCGATGGCATCCTCGAACAGTTCTCGCCCGCAGACCTCAATGAGTTGGAGCTCGTGCAGTGGGGTATTCCGCGGCTGTCCAACCTGTTCTGGTCCATGGGGGACGTGGCGAGGGCCGAACAGGTGCTTGACCTGTTACAGGAACGGGTCACCCATCCGACCCTGCGACTGATCGTCGACGCGTTCGGTGCGGGTATGGCCGTGCACCAGAACAAGATTCCCGAAGGGCTCGAGATCGCCGAACGGGTCCTGGCGAACCCCGAGGCACCGCGACAGGCCGTCGATTTCGCGGCATTCGCCGCCGGCCTGTCGATGCCATTGGTGGGCCGGGGCAACGATTTCCTGCCGATCGCGTCGCGATGCCGCGCTCAGCGCAAGACGACCGACGGCATGGTCCGGATCATGGTCTTCTACGGCGAGGTGCTGGCCCTCTCCTATACCGGTCAACTCGAACTGGCCCAGCAGCGCGCCACCGAGTACACCGAGTTCTCCTCGGCCGGCCAGTTCGCCGGGTGGGCCATCTCCAAGATCATGGCCGGTGTGGCCGCCACCCACAGCGGCCGGTTCGACGATGCCATCCTGGCGATCGAGCAGGCGCTCGCCGCGCTGAATGCCGAGAGCTCCCTGCCCTGGCAACTCCCCGGCCGACTGCTGTTGGCCCGCGCCTACGCCGCGGTGGGAAGCCCCGTCGAGGCCGAACGGGTGTTGGAGGACGCCAAGGAGCACTCGGGCGAATTCATGGCGCTGCACGAACCCCTCCGGATGGTCGCCAAGGCCTGGCTTGCCGCCGCCAAAGGCGGGCACCGCTCGGCAGTCGATCTGGCCCGGGCAGCCGCCGACGCGGCACATTCCTCCGGCCAGTACGCGATCGAGGCCGAGGCGCTGCACAGCGCGGCACGCTTCGGCGACCGCAGTGTGACACGTCGGCTACAGGAGCTGGTCGACCGGACTGACGGTCCGCTGCCCGCCCTCTACGCACGGCATGCCGCCGCGGTCGCCGCCGCTGATGCGAACGAACTGGACAAGGTGGCCGGCGCGTTCGAGGAGGCGGGCCTGCTGCTGTCGGCAGCGGACGCCGCCGCCCAGGCGGTACCTCTGCACGACAAGGCCGGACATCGCCGCAACAGCACCGAATCGGCCGCGCACGCACTGCAATTGGCGTCCAGGTGCGGCGGTGCCGCCACCCCGGCGATCCGATCGGCCGCCCGGCCCCTGCCGGTGACCGGACGCGAACGCGAGGTGGCCGGTCTGGTCGCGCAGGGAATGTCCAACCGCGATATCGCCGAACGGCTGACCGTCTCGGTCCGCACCGTGGAGGGCCACATCTACCGGGCCTGCATCAAGCTCGACGTGGCCGACCGCGACGAGCTCGCCAAGATCGTCTGGAACGACCTGGCTCAGTAG
- a CDS encoding catalase family protein, whose product MTEAMAPADVHRIAGSLSPVHYREDLEQPKAGEAEDIEKIIESLHKNNERAYKKFKHGLRDAHAKSHAILRGELIVNPDLPEVLTQGMFAEARSYPVIARISTTSGVLRSDRNRGVRGLGIKAIGVHGERAMKDPKDEPNVTQDFVLVTHEEFLFADAHAYRKLGMLSATLLARLSDRALWAGSELLGALKKVGLPIPQNLAVFVAPNRPILGETFYSSAPIRYGDYVARFKYEPTSPEVKALANQTLPRNPGQDEHRDLIMAFFERHSAEYTFSVQLCLDTEKMPIEDATKPWDSPYLPVAKVVYPKQNPYSALRRAYGDDVLSFNSWRGLEAHRPLGSINRLKLKVYEASSDFRHRMNRIERHEPSDITELPD is encoded by the coding sequence ATGACCGAAGCTATGGCCCCCGCCGACGTACATCGCATCGCCGGCAGCCTCAGCCCGGTTCACTACCGCGAGGATCTCGAGCAGCCCAAGGCGGGTGAGGCCGAGGACATCGAGAAGATCATCGAGTCCCTGCACAAGAACAACGAACGCGCGTACAAGAAGTTCAAGCACGGGCTGCGAGACGCGCATGCCAAGAGTCACGCCATCCTGCGCGGCGAACTCATCGTCAACCCGGATCTGCCCGAGGTGCTGACCCAGGGGATGTTCGCCGAAGCACGCAGCTATCCGGTGATCGCCCGCATCTCAACCACCTCAGGGGTATTGCGCAGCGACCGGAACCGGGGGGTACGCGGACTCGGTATCAAGGCCATCGGTGTGCACGGCGAGCGGGCGATGAAGGACCCGAAGGATGAGCCGAATGTGACACAGGACTTCGTGCTCGTCACCCACGAGGAATTCCTGTTCGCCGACGCCCACGCATACCGCAAGCTGGGGATGCTGAGCGCCACCCTGCTGGCCCGGTTGTCCGACCGCGCGTTGTGGGCCGGTAGTGAGCTGCTCGGCGCGCTCAAGAAGGTCGGCCTGCCGATACCGCAGAACCTGGCCGTGTTCGTCGCCCCCAACCGTCCCATCCTGGGCGAGACGTTCTACTCATCGGCCCCGATCCGGTACGGCGACTACGTGGCCCGCTTCAAATACGAACCGACCTCGCCCGAGGTCAAAGCACTCGCCAATCAGACTCTTCCGCGCAATCCGGGTCAGGACGAGCACCGCGATCTGATCATGGCATTCTTCGAAAGGCACTCTGCGGAGTACACATTCAGCGTGCAGCTGTGTCTGGACACGGAGAAGATGCCGATCGAGGACGCCACGAAACCTTGGGACTCGCCGTACCTTCCGGTGGCCAAGGTGGTGTACCCCAAGCAGAATCCGTACAGCGCACTGCGCCGTGCGTACGGCGACGACGTGCTGTCGTTCAACTCATGGCGTGGCCTGGAGGCCCACCGGCCGCTGGGATCCATCAACCGGTTGAAGCTCAAGGTTTACGAAGCATCGAGCGACTTCCGGCACCGGATGAACCGCATCGAGCGGCATGAGCCCTCTGACATCACCGAACTTCCGGACTGA